One part of the Candidatus Krumholzibacteriia bacterium genome encodes these proteins:
- the sppA gene encoding signal peptide peptidase SppA, which produces MSQLPPSPDAGDPLKRSSGRRQDGPPVPPPRAAAPPPPRRGRSWWRRLLVVIVVLVTVILGLGLLSLVLFGPPAYVEPGSWLEIRFAAAYPEERPDRTGLQSALRPTVVSHQEALTALERVVDDERIEGVLLRAEGFPGAWAQARELRTAVQRLRDRGVRVVAHANTMTSIDYYVATSADRLSLAPEGLALVGGMQAQLTFVRGALDKIGIEVESVGVGEYKSAPEQLTAGGSSAASRSQVQDYLDDVFDTWIEAIAEARGITRERMRMLVERGLHDAAACLEQGIVDRIEDFVGLRERLGDPPTIGILDYLAASDDVGTDDVRIALIHVAGTIVPGRETSDPLAGELAGSGTIVRRLERAREDDRVRAVVLRVDSPGGSALASDLILREVDRLRRSKPVVVSMSGTAASGGYYVAMRADRILADPLSVTGSIGVFVLRPNVAGTLDELDVNVETYRRGENAALFDPTRPWTAAQRALLEETLERFYDRFVQRVAEGRGLSVEEADAAARGRVWSGQRALAAGLVDELGGRAEAIATAAELAGIDRAVRPRVVTFQPVPGPLDRMLANLLSGERSSTTVALPDELLAIGRSATRWTVLADGRPQFALPWSLRVR; this is translated from the coding sequence ATGAGTCAACTGCCCCCGTCGCCCGATGCGGGCGATCCGCTGAAGCGATCCTCCGGACGACGGCAGGACGGTCCCCCCGTTCCGCCGCCACGGGCCGCAGCACCCCCGCCGCCGCGTCGTGGCCGGTCGTGGTGGAGACGCCTGCTCGTGGTGATCGTGGTGCTGGTGACCGTGATCCTGGGGCTGGGGCTGCTGAGCCTCGTCCTGTTCGGCCCGCCGGCCTACGTGGAACCGGGATCGTGGCTGGAGATCCGCTTCGCTGCGGCATATCCGGAAGAGCGCCCCGACCGGACCGGTCTGCAGTCCGCCCTGCGTCCGACCGTCGTGAGTCATCAGGAGGCCCTCACCGCGCTCGAGCGTGTCGTCGACGACGAGCGCATCGAGGGAGTGTTGCTCCGGGCCGAGGGCTTTCCGGGTGCCTGGGCCCAGGCCCGTGAGCTACGGACCGCCGTGCAGCGCCTGCGGGACCGGGGAGTCCGTGTGGTCGCGCACGCGAACACCATGACCTCGATCGACTACTACGTCGCGACGTCGGCCGATCGCCTGTCGCTCGCGCCGGAGGGGCTGGCCCTCGTCGGCGGCATGCAGGCGCAGTTGACCTTCGTGCGGGGTGCGCTCGACAAAATCGGCATCGAGGTCGAGAGCGTGGGCGTGGGCGAGTACAAGTCCGCTCCCGAGCAGCTCACCGCCGGGGGATCGAGTGCGGCCAGTCGGAGCCAGGTGCAGGACTACCTCGACGACGTCTTCGACACGTGGATCGAGGCGATCGCCGAAGCCCGCGGCATCACGCGCGAACGCATGCGGATGCTGGTGGAACGCGGGTTACACGACGCGGCGGCCTGTCTGGAGCAGGGCATCGTGGACCGCATCGAGGACTTCGTCGGTCTGCGGGAACGGTTGGGCGACCCGCCCACGATCGGCATCCTCGATTACCTGGCTGCATCCGACGACGTCGGCACCGACGACGTGCGCATCGCGTTGATCCACGTGGCGGGAACCATCGTTCCCGGCCGCGAGACGTCGGATCCGCTGGCGGGAGAACTGGCAGGTTCCGGGACGATCGTCCGGCGCCTCGAGCGCGCGCGCGAGGACGATCGGGTGCGCGCCGTCGTGCTCCGGGTGGACTCCCCGGGCGGCTCGGCCCTGGCCAGCGATCTGATCCTGCGGGAGGTCGATCGTCTGCGTCGCTCGAAGCCGGTCGTGGTCTCCATGTCCGGAACGGCGGCCAGCGGCGGCTACTACGTCGCCATGCGCGCCGACCGCATCCTCGCCGACCCCTTGTCGGTGACGGGTTCGATCGGGGTCTTCGTCCTGCGCCCCAACGTTGCGGGGACCCTCGACGAGCTCGACGTGAACGTCGAGACCTACAGGCGGGGGGAGAACGCGGCCCTGTTCGATCCGACCCGCCCCTGGACGGCAGCGCAGCGAGCCCTGCTGGAGGAGACCCTGGAGCGCTTCTACGACCGCTTCGTGCAGCGCGTCGCCGAAGGGCGGGGGCTTTCGGTGGAGGAAGCCGATGCCGCGGCCCGCGGACGCGTGTGGTCGGGGCAGCGCGCGCTCGCCGCGGGCCTGGTCGATGAACTCGGCGGTCGGGCGGAGGCGATCGCGACCGCCGCCGAGCTCGCCGGGATCGACCGCGCGGTCCGCCCGCGCGTGGTCACCTTCCAGCCCGTGCCGGGGCCCCTCGATCGGATGCTGGCGAACCTGCTGTCGGGCGAGCGGTCGTCGACGACCGTCGCCCTGCCCGACGAGCTGCTGGCGATCGGCCGCTCGGCGACACGATGGACGGTGCTGGCCGACGGCCGTCCGCAGTTCGCGTTGCCGTGGTCGTTGCGGGTGCGGTGA
- a CDS encoding PLP-dependent aspartate aminotransferase family protein, which produces MQPTSRQPGPSTRLVHAGERATEYDGAVVLPVFRSAMYDESVSVDDQVVYIRYHNTPNHRAVAAKLAALEGCEDAVVLGSGMAAISSAVLSVVRSGDHVLAQHTLYGGTHALFTQDLPALGVEVEFVESDDPRDWNALRRDTTRLAYVEAISNPLLHVTDLEGIAEWARGAGLVSMIDATMTTPIGLQPTRMGFDLVVHSATKFLNGHSDIVAGAVLGSRELCRGVLHKAQHLGGSLDPDACAQLMRGMKTLALRWERQCATALDLARWLHEHPRVERVLYPGLASHPSHRRAEQWLNGFGALFAFDVGDAATARSLQDGLEYFTAAPSFGGVESLITRPAHTSHALLGTVARAERGIGDGLLRVAVGVEDVEDLRGDLQRALETL; this is translated from the coding sequence ATGCAGCCGACCTCACGCCAGCCCGGGCCGTCCACCCGCCTCGTCCACGCCGGCGAGCGCGCCACCGAGTACGACGGGGCCGTGGTGCTTCCGGTCTTCCGCTCGGCCATGTACGACGAGTCGGTCAGCGTGGACGACCAGGTCGTCTACATCCGCTACCACAACACGCCGAACCACCGCGCGGTGGCCGCGAAGCTGGCGGCGCTTGAGGGCTGCGAGGACGCCGTCGTCCTCGGCAGCGGTATGGCGGCGATCAGTTCGGCCGTGTTGTCGGTGGTGCGCAGCGGTGACCATGTCCTCGCCCAGCATACGCTCTACGGCGGCACCCATGCGTTGTTCACGCAGGACCTGCCGGCTCTGGGCGTCGAGGTCGAGTTCGTGGAGTCCGACGACCCTCGGGACTGGAACGCGCTGCGTCGCGACACGACGCGCCTGGCGTACGTCGAGGCGATCTCGAACCCGCTGCTCCACGTCACCGACCTCGAGGGGATCGCGGAGTGGGCGCGTGGCGCGGGACTGGTCTCGATGATCGACGCCACCATGACCACGCCGATCGGTCTGCAGCCCACCCGCATGGGCTTCGACCTGGTCGTGCACAGCGCCACGAAGTTCCTCAACGGTCACTCGGACATCGTGGCCGGCGCGGTGCTGGGATCCCGTGAACTCTGTCGCGGGGTGCTGCACAAGGCCCAGCACCTCGGCGGCAGTCTCGACCCCGACGCCTGCGCGCAGTTGATGCGCGGGATGAAGACCCTCGCCCTGCGGTGGGAGCGGCAGTGCGCGACTGCGCTCGACCTCGCGCGGTGGCTGCACGAGCACCCGCGCGTCGAGCGCGTGCTGTATCCGGGTCTGGCGTCGCATCCGTCCCACAGGCGGGCCGAGCAGTGGTTGAACGGTTTCGGCGCGCTCTTCGCCTTCGACGTCGGTGACGCGGCGACGGCGCGGTCGCTGCAGGACGGTCTGGAGTACTTCACGGCAGCACCGAGCTTCGGTGGGGTGGAGAGTCTGATCACGCGCCCGGCGCACACGAGTCATGCCCTGCTCGGCACCGTGGCGCGCGCCGAGCGCGGAATCGGCGACGGGCTCCTGCGCGTGGCCGTCGGAGTGGAGGACGTGGAGGATCTCCGCGGCGATCTGCAGCGGGCGCTGGAAACCCTCTGA
- a CDS encoding thiamine pyrophosphate-dependent enzyme translates to MSEDRTVPSDELQWLDVLAADDLPEGRVTTVTAGHQTLALTHFEGHFSALDNRCPHQGGPLGEGAIEKGWLRCPWHGWDFHPCTGKSPGGYDDGIPSFPVEVRDGRILVGIPREAPRIETAADIMTRTMVNWGVRHVFGMVGHSNLGLADALREREQDGGLTYIGIRHEGAAAFAASAYAKLSGRPAACMAIAGPGSTNMLTGLWDAKVDRAPVLALCGQVDTQVLGPGAFQEIDLSSAFEAVSAWRQTVLPTSDHAELVNLALKNAIVHRDVSTLILPDEVQTLPAGDGDAPGRPDGRLSPVTITPPEESVDAAVQAIGDWKRPVIVVGHGARFAMDDVVALAEELGSPVLTTFKAKGQIGDDHPLAAGVLGRSGTPVASWFMNECDGMLVLGASFSNHTGIAPKKALVQVDFDRMHLGKFHRVDVPVWGEISVTTRLLRERLVGRTDTVDQRAELADRWAVWRHEKERRVSEDRGHGVNSAAVFAALSRQAPDDAVLTVDVGNNAYSFGRYFETRNHSVLMSGYLGSIGFGYPAAIGARCAAPDRPTIAVTGDGGFAQYMGELTTAVKYGLKITHVLLNNDELGKISKEQRAGRWDVWQTDLRNPDFAAYAELCGALGIRVDTAAQLDDALERALAHDGPALVEIRCDVDLV, encoded by the coding sequence ATGAGCGAAGACCGAACCGTGCCCTCGGACGAGCTGCAGTGGCTCGACGTCCTGGCCGCCGACGACCTCCCCGAGGGCCGCGTGACCACCGTCACAGCGGGTCACCAGACCCTCGCCCTCACCCATTTCGAGGGACACTTCAGCGCCCTGGACAACCGTTGCCCCCACCAGGGGGGCCCCCTCGGCGAAGGTGCGATCGAGAAGGGTTGGTTGCGCTGCCCGTGGCACGGCTGGGACTTCCACCCCTGCACCGGCAAGTCCCCGGGCGGGTACGATGACGGGATTCCGTCGTTCCCGGTCGAGGTGCGCGACGGACGGATCCTGGTCGGGATCCCGAGGGAAGCCCCCCGGATCGAGACCGCCGCCGACATCATGACGCGGACCATGGTGAACTGGGGCGTCCGCCACGTCTTCGGAATGGTCGGCCACTCGAACCTGGGCCTGGCCGATGCCCTCCGCGAGCGCGAGCAGGACGGCGGTCTCACGTACATCGGTATCCGTCACGAAGGCGCGGCCGCGTTCGCGGCATCGGCCTACGCCAAGCTCAGCGGCCGGCCGGCAGCGTGCATGGCGATCGCCGGCCCGGGATCCACCAACATGCTCACCGGACTGTGGGACGCCAAGGTCGATCGCGCGCCGGTGCTGGCCCTCTGCGGTCAGGTCGACACGCAGGTCCTCGGCCCCGGCGCCTTCCAGGAGATCGATCTGTCGTCTGCCTTCGAGGCGGTGAGCGCGTGGCGCCAGACGGTGCTGCCGACCAGTGACCACGCGGAGCTCGTGAACCTCGCGCTCAAGAACGCCATCGTCCACCGTGACGTGTCGACCCTGATCCTGCCGGACGAGGTCCAGACACTCCCGGCAGGCGATGGAGACGCACCCGGCCGACCCGACGGTCGCCTGTCGCCGGTGACCATCACGCCTCCTGAGGAGTCGGTCGACGCGGCCGTCCAGGCGATCGGCGACTGGAAGCGACCGGTGATCGTGGTCGGCCACGGAGCACGCTTCGCGATGGACGACGTCGTCGCTCTCGCCGAGGAACTCGGGTCTCCGGTACTGACCACCTTCAAGGCCAAGGGACAGATCGGCGACGACCACCCACTGGCCGCCGGCGTGCTCGGCCGCAGTGGAACCCCGGTGGCCAGTTGGTTCATGAACGAGTGCGACGGCATGCTGGTACTCGGCGCGTCGTTCAGCAACCACACCGGGATCGCACCCAAGAAGGCGCTGGTGCAGGTGGACTTCGATCGCATGCACCTCGGCAAGTTCCACCGGGTCGACGTTCCGGTGTGGGGTGAGATTTCGGTGACCACGCGGCTGCTCCGCGAACGTCTGGTGGGTCGGACCGACACCGTCGACCAGCGCGCAGAACTGGCGGACCGCTGGGCGGTCTGGCGGCACGAGAAGGAACGTCGGGTGAGCGAGGACCGGGGCCACGGCGTCAACTCGGCCGCCGTGTTCGCCGCGCTCTCGCGCCAGGCTCCCGACGACGCCGTGCTCACCGTGGACGTCGGCAACAACGCCTACAGCTTCGGGCGCTACTTCGAGACCCGGAACCACAGCGTGCTCATGAGCGGTTACCTGGGTTCGATCGGATTCGGGTATCCGGCCGCCATCGGCGCGCGCTGCGCCGCACCCGACCGCCCGACGATCGCCGTGACGGGCGACGGGGGCTTCGCACAATACATGGGCGAGCTGACGACAGCGGTGAAGTACGGCCTGAAGATCACCCACGTGCTGCTGAACAACGACGAACTGGGAAAGATCTCGAAGGAGCAGAGAGCCGGCCGCTGGGACGTCTGGCAGACCGACCTCAGGAACCCCGACTTCGCCGCCTACGCCGAGCTCTGCGGGGCCCTGGGAATCCGGGTCGACACCGCCGCGCAGCTCGACGACGCCCTGGAACGGGCACTCGCACACGACGGACCGGCCCTCGTCGAGATCCGCTGCGACGTCGACCTCGTCTGA
- a CDS encoding GNAT family N-acyltransferase, with product MESSAHRLSPEDFPYPPFAHRPPDFEFVEGAYRCRLARDRADLERVLRLRYRVFNVELGEGLDSSRGTGLDLDEYDPQCHHLMVIHEPTDTVIGTYRLQTAEMARAGRGFYSADEFTLEDWPDDVLSNSCEIGRACIDADHRHRRVLLLLWRGLGVYVIAHRKRYFFGCCSLTSQDPAEGARVAEWLRHRGHVHPELDLDPQPEFDMHETSLPVDGWESSHIPTLFRTYLRYGARICGRPAIDRAFKTIDFLALLDLDEMDPERILRQFEVDLRERS from the coding sequence ATGGAATCGTCCGCACACCGCCTGTCCCCCGAGGACTTCCCCTATCCGCCCTTCGCGCACCGGCCTCCGGACTTCGAGTTCGTCGAGGGAGCCTACCGCTGCCGTCTGGCGCGCGATCGCGCGGACCTGGAGCGGGTCCTGCGGCTGCGGTACCGGGTCTTCAACGTCGAGCTGGGAGAAGGGCTGGACTCCTCGCGCGGGACCGGCCTCGACCTCGACGAGTACGACCCGCAGTGCCATCACCTGATGGTGATCCACGAGCCGACCGACACGGTCATCGGTACCTACCGGTTGCAGACGGCCGAGATGGCGCGGGCGGGCCGCGGATTCTATTCCGCCGACGAGTTCACCCTGGAGGACTGGCCCGACGACGTGTTGAGCAACTCCTGCGAGATCGGCCGGGCCTGCATCGACGCCGACCACCGTCACCGGCGCGTGCTGTTGCTGCTGTGGCGTGGGCTGGGCGTGTACGTGATCGCCCATCGCAAGCGCTACTTCTTCGGCTGCTGCTCGCTCACGAGCCAGGATCCGGCCGAGGGAGCACGGGTCGCCGAATGGTTGCGACACCGCGGCCACGTGCATCCAGAGCTGGACCTGGACCCTCAGCCCGAGTTCGACATGCACGAGACCTCGCTGCCCGTCGACGGCTGGGAGTCGAGCCACATTCCCACGCTGTTCCGTACCTATCTGCGCTACGGCGCGCGGATCTGCGGACGACCCGCCATCGATCGAGCCTTCAAGACGATCGATTTCCTCGCCCTGCTCGACCTCGACGAGATGGATCCCGAACGTATCCTGCGCCAGTTCGAGGTGGACCTGCGCGAACGGTCATGA
- a CDS encoding lysophospholipid acyltransferase family protein, translating into MIAGLRGIVRAAGTVVFLAGWGATHLLTRPFARDVASRDRWRRGLLGGGCRGVLRLLNVSIDVEGRPPSRAGVLVTNHLSYVDVLVLGSFLDAVFVSRADVQNWPGIGLFARGSETIFLDRDRKRQLPEIVEHMRALVERGVQVVFFPEGTSGRGDVVMPFRSSLFEVPVRAQVVAHAAALDYRTAPGDEAAETAVCWWGDREFLPHVWSLLRLRGVEARVAFAGVEIEPTTRKEMARRAQEAVESRFRPSAGGPPSEAIR; encoded by the coding sequence ATGATCGCAGGGCTGCGCGGTATCGTGCGCGCCGCCGGCACGGTGGTCTTCCTGGCCGGGTGGGGAGCGACCCACCTCCTGACACGTCCCTTCGCGCGGGACGTGGCCAGCCGCGACCGATGGCGGCGCGGTCTCCTGGGGGGTGGTTGTCGTGGCGTCCTGCGGTTGCTGAACGTGTCGATCGACGTGGAGGGTCGGCCGCCGTCCCGGGCGGGCGTGCTCGTGACCAATCATCTGAGTTACGTGGACGTGCTCGTCCTGGGATCCTTCCTCGACGCGGTGTTCGTCTCGCGCGCCGACGTACAGAACTGGCCCGGCATCGGACTCTTCGCGCGAGGATCCGAGACGATCTTCCTCGACCGGGATCGCAAACGCCAGCTGCCCGAGATCGTCGAACACATGCGCGCGCTCGTCGAACGCGGAGTGCAGGTCGTGTTCTTCCCCGAGGGCACGAGTGGTCGCGGTGACGTGGTCATGCCCTTCCGGTCGTCGCTCTTCGAGGTGCCGGTGCGGGCGCAGGTGGTGGCCCACGCCGCAGCGCTCGACTACCGCACCGCGCCCGGCGACGAGGCCGCCGAGACGGCGGTCTGCTGGTGGGGCGATCGCGAGTTCCTGCCGCACGTGTGGTCGCTGCTGCGCTTGCGTGGCGTGGAGGCGCGGGTCGCGTTCGCGGGGGTCGAGATCGAACCCACCACGCGCAAGGAGATGGCGCGGCGCGCTCAGGAAGCCGTCGAGAGCCGTTTCCGTCCGTCTGCCGGTGGCCCCCCTTCCGAGGCGATCCGCTGA
- a CDS encoding alpha/beta fold hydrolase gives MRSRVWIVGAVYGLLLLAHHGVRWSGGDLPAIPDDVQGVEVAGTDSSALDLVRLAAREAGPEGAPTVVLLHGVPGSSAEFRPLLEGWDVPARRLAFDLPGFGASGVGGGGRSSAAAATYVLAALDSLGVERAHLVGVGQGGSVAIEMLRRDVDRARSLVLVSATGVEEFELLGNVDINRPLYGAQLAVLWFLDHFVPHFGFLERLPLNLPYARYFYESDARPARAVLEELSLPMLVVHGQRDFLVPPEVAREHARIVPQAELEIVRGGGHDLLDSHPGLVRARLRDWVERVEQGTAITRANATEHRRDQASVPIDEIRDFRAHGITLWLLLVLIVFATFVSEDATSIGVGLLIAQGRVGWLEGFGAVFVGIYFGDLILYGVGHWLGMKVVHRAPFRWFLSERDLRRGSEWFGRRGLIAIFLTRFVPGSRLPTYLAVGVVRAGFWRFAGFFFVAVMAWTPVLVGFAAVVGHEALERFEDMRRDSLIVFLVVVGAILLFVRVVFPLTSRRGRRLAVGRWTRWRRWEFWPSWIVYLPIVLRAFVWGWRHGGLTVPTATNWGMSGAGGMIGESKAQILAALDDGLHVARTLFLPVEQMDDRQEVVDAFIVREGLDLPVVLKPDVGQRGEGVHVVRSRDRLRQLLAEQEVDLVLQAYVGGEEYGVSYEREPGAERGHVTSIAQKQSLVVEGDGESSLEHLILEHPRAVALAERHLRRHADRLDWVPDEGQRVVLAEIGTHSRGSVFVDANDLWTRELDEAIDRLSQRFEGFHLGRYDLRVPSADDLRAGRAFVVLELNGLTAEPAHIYDPAATLGDARRELARQWEAAYRFGAMERARGRRVWPLRAILREWWSHRRRQRHHAADRAHGARESFMLPRTLNDPSSGSE, from the coding sequence ATGCGATCGAGGGTGTGGATCGTCGGAGCGGTCTACGGACTGTTGCTGCTGGCCCACCACGGCGTGCGGTGGTCCGGTGGAGACCTGCCCGCGATCCCCGACGACGTGCAGGGGGTGGAGGTCGCCGGGACCGACTCCTCGGCCCTGGACCTCGTGCGCCTGGCGGCCCGAGAAGCCGGTCCCGAGGGCGCCCCGACCGTCGTGCTGTTGCACGGCGTTCCGGGCAGCTCGGCCGAGTTCCGTCCTCTGCTCGAGGGCTGGGACGTTCCCGCGCGGCGCCTGGCCTTCGACCTGCCGGGATTCGGGGCATCGGGGGTCGGTGGAGGCGGCCGGTCGTCGGCCGCGGCGGCGACCTACGTGCTCGCCGCCCTCGACAGTCTCGGAGTCGAGCGCGCGCACCTGGTGGGTGTGGGGCAGGGAGGGAGCGTGGCGATCGAGATGCTGCGTCGCGACGTCGACCGCGCGCGCTCACTGGTGCTCGTGTCGGCCACGGGTGTCGAAGAATTCGAGCTCCTGGGGAACGTCGACATCAATCGACCGCTGTACGGCGCACAGTTGGCCGTTCTCTGGTTCCTCGATCACTTCGTTCCGCACTTCGGTTTCCTCGAGCGTCTCCCCCTGAATCTCCCCTACGCCCGATACTTCTACGAGAGCGACGCGCGTCCGGCGCGCGCGGTGCTCGAGGAACTCTCGTTGCCCATGCTGGTCGTCCACGGCCAGCGCGACTTCCTCGTGCCTCCGGAGGTCGCGCGGGAGCACGCGAGGATCGTGCCGCAGGCCGAACTCGAGATCGTTCGCGGAGGCGGTCACGATCTGCTCGACAGCCATCCCGGTCTGGTGCGCGCGCGCCTCCGGGACTGGGTCGAACGCGTCGAGCAGGGTACTGCGATCACCCGCGCGAACGCGACCGAGCACCGACGGGACCAGGCTTCGGTGCCGATCGACGAGATTCGTGACTTCCGTGCCCACGGCATCACGCTCTGGTTGCTGCTCGTGTTGATCGTCTTCGCCACCTTCGTCAGCGAGGACGCCACGAGCATCGGCGTGGGGCTGCTGATCGCCCAGGGCCGCGTGGGATGGCTCGAGGGATTCGGTGCCGTCTTCGTCGGGATCTACTTCGGCGACCTGATCCTCTACGGAGTGGGGCATTGGCTCGGGATGAAGGTCGTCCACCGTGCGCCCTTCCGTTGGTTCCTCAGTGAGCGCGACCTGCGGCGCGGATCGGAGTGGTTCGGCCGGCGCGGTCTGATCGCGATCTTCCTCACGCGGTTCGTGCCGGGGTCCCGCCTCCCCACGTACCTGGCGGTGGGCGTGGTGCGCGCCGGATTCTGGCGCTTCGCCGGCTTCTTCTTCGTGGCGGTCATGGCGTGGACACCGGTGCTGGTGGGCTTCGCCGCGGTGGTCGGGCACGAGGCCCTCGAGCGCTTCGAGGACATGCGTCGCGATTCCCTGATCGTGTTCCTCGTGGTGGTCGGCGCGATCCTGCTGTTCGTGCGCGTGGTCTTCCCCCTGACGAGCCGGCGTGGGCGACGCCTGGCGGTCGGCCGCTGGACCCGCTGGCGCCGCTGGGAGTTCTGGCCGAGTTGGATCGTGTACCTGCCGATCGTCCTCCGTGCCTTCGTCTGGGGATGGCGCCACGGTGGACTGACCGTTCCGACGGCCACCAACTGGGGAATGAGCGGTGCCGGTGGGATGATCGGCGAGAGCAAGGCGCAGATCCTGGCCGCTCTCGACGACGGGCTGCACGTGGCGCGCACGCTCTTCCTGCCCGTCGAGCAAATGGATGATCGGCAAGAAGTCGTCGATGCCTTCATCGTGCGCGAGGGACTGGACCTGCCCGTGGTGCTCAAGCCCGACGTGGGCCAACGCGGCGAGGGTGTCCACGTGGTGCGTTCCCGGGATCGCCTGCGCCAACTGCTCGCCGAGCAGGAAGTGGACCTGGTCCTGCAGGCGTACGTGGGCGGCGAGGAGTACGGCGTGTCGTACGAGCGCGAGCCGGGTGCCGAGCGCGGACACGTGACGTCGATCGCGCAGAAGCAGAGCCTGGTCGTCGAGGGCGACGGCGAGAGCTCGTTGGAGCATCTGATCCTCGAGCACCCCCGTGCGGTGGCCCTGGCCGAGAGACACCTCCGCCGACACGCCGATCGTCTCGACTGGGTTCCCGACGAAGGACAACGGGTCGTCCTGGCCGAGATCGGAACGCACTCCCGGGGTTCGGTCTTCGTCGACGCCAACGACCTGTGGACCCGGGAACTCGACGAGGCGATCGACCGCCTGAGCCAACGCTTCGAGGGATTCCATCTCGGCCGCTACGACCTGCGGGTCCCGTCGGCCGACGATCTCCGCGCGGGGCGTGCGTTCGTGGTCCTCGAGCTGAACGGCCTGACCGCGGAGCCCGCGCACATCTACGATCCTGCCGCCACGCTCGGCGACGCCCGGCGTGAACTCGCGCGACAGTGGGAGGCGGCCTACCGCTTCGGAGCCATGGAGAGGGCGCGGGGTCGCCGGGTGTGGCCGCTGCGGGCGATCCTGCGCGAGTGGTGGTCGCACCGGCGCCGGCAGCGCCACCACGCCGCGGACCGAGCCCACGGAGCGCGTGAGAGCTTCATGCTTCCCCGGACGCTCAACGATCCGTCGTCGGGATCCGAATGA
- the orn gene encoding oligoribonuclease: MASSQPLIWMDLEMTGLDPETDRILEIAVILTDGHLESIEEGPDLVVHQSEDLLAGMDAWNTEHHGDSGLVEMVKSSTMDEAAAEERILEWLGERCSPRSVPLAGNSVHQDRAFLRRYMPRLHDFLHYRNVDVSTVKELVRRWSPDLLGRAPSKTGQHRALDDLHESIRELQFYRSHAFALQGEYREK; encoded by the coding sequence ATGGCGTCGTCGCAACCGTTGATCTGGATGGACCTCGAGATGACGGGACTGGATCCCGAGACCGATCGGATCCTCGAGATCGCCGTGATCCTCACCGACGGGCACCTCGAGTCGATCGAGGAAGGGCCCGATCTGGTGGTCCACCAGTCCGAAGACCTCCTGGCCGGCATGGACGCGTGGAACACCGAGCACCACGGCGATTCCGGTCTGGTCGAGATGGTGAAGTCCTCGACAATGGACGAGGCCGCCGCCGAAGAGCGGATCCTCGAGTGGTTGGGTGAACGCTGCTCGCCGCGGAGCGTTCCTCTGGCCGGGAACTCCGTGCACCAGGACCGGGCATTCCTGCGCCGGTACATGCCGCGCCTGCACGATTTCCTGCACTACCGGAACGTCGACGTGTCCACGGTCAAGGAGCTCGTGCGGCGGTGGTCACCGGACCTGCTGGGGCGTGCGCCCTCGAAGACGGGGCAGCACAGGGCACTCGACGACCTCCACGAGTCGATCCGTGAATTGCAGTTCTACAGGTCCCACGCATTCGCCCTGCAAGGCGAATATCGTGAGAAGTAG
- a CDS encoding AraC family transcriptional regulator, translating into MTEESRRLRHDCGKTCLPTFFTNLESKLESPLLQRAFESLKDDPSAYVSVGEWANEVGVSREHLTRSISPVINPHALLQSARVAIALSRLSGQDKLRAGEALDAMGYSSRAHAFAVFKKTTGLTPTQFWARLHTPDAREGCGCILDFCPLLGAVLDRYWRTHSDAKPAERADAPSIEERTERTERTASTGTEGKSA; encoded by the coding sequence ATGACAGAGGAGAGCCGTCGACTCCGACACGATTGCGGAAAGACGTGTCTTCCCACGTTCTTCACGAACCTCGAGTCCAAGCTCGAATCCCCCCTCCTGCAACGAGCTTTCGAATCGCTGAAGGACGACCCCTCGGCCTACGTGTCGGTGGGTGAGTGGGCCAACGAGGTGGGTGTCTCGCGCGAGCATCTGACCCGCAGCATCAGTCCGGTCATCAATCCCCACGCGCTGTTGCAGTCGGCGCGGGTGGCGATCGCTCTGTCGCGGCTGAGCGGTCAGGACAAGCTCCGCGCCGGGGAAGCGCTCGACGCCATGGGGTACTCGAGCCGCGCCCATGCCTTCGCTGTGTTCAAGAAGACGACCGGGCTGACGCCGACGCAGTTCTGGGCCCGTTTGCACACCCCGGACGCCCGCGAAGGATGCGGTTGCATCCTGGACTTCTGCCCATTGCTCGGAGCCGTTCTCGATCGCTACTGGCGGACCCATTCCGACGCCAAGCCCGCCGAGCGAGCCGACGCCCCGTCGATCGAGGAGCGCACCGAGCGCACCGAGCGGACCGCGTCGACCGGGACCGAGGGCAAGAGCGCCTGA